One part of the Coffea eugenioides isolate CCC68of chromosome 10, Ceug_1.0, whole genome shotgun sequence genome encodes these proteins:
- the LOC113750349 gene encoding uncharacterized protein LOC113750349, translated as MQSMEEMLKIKSGKNIESGETSSKAEKSAERVTKEELHKTMSGKNITDSALASKVETPSESVTKEAVDKIRRGKNIAGSEITRKVESPAEPMTEEDVFRFLRDRNKDDAKVVELYGRQKDEAGSTNHPKLYRAAMEGNWKAAKAIFDNDRKAKTRKISNLGMTALHVAASCGQSKFVVELVKTLSEEQLEDRDTLGCTALHHVALAADVGAAKAMVEQNSDLPNLGDPYLLTPLYYAAKWRHPSDGKKMVDYLHQVTEDKEPCLPFTGYSSADLIVAIISSGSYDTALRTLKKYPRLAFQRNHEKMSILRVLAMQPLAFRNGHKLSLWKSLIYTLVQVDAEETKHKNFHSPADVAKSTAVSFFLFLSKFSKGVRELSEIKKGHLHALRLVDFVCEEIEEKRYNSVQEYFFPNDNTPILHLATEHGVFRLVQECLNRFPDLIWYADQTTKRLLLHEAIEHRRVEIFNLMVTLIGKNTKAYAHLNDEGENNCLHLAAKLAPMPQLHSVPGPAFQMQRELQWFEAVEAIVYYELRTKKNSDEKTPGELFFDEHKDLLKDAKEWMKDTSNSCMVVATLVATVAFAAMITVPGGNDSETGMPILARKRLFAAFSIANALSMICSAVSLLRFLSIQTSRNTVEDFLEALPKTLVNGLIFLSIAVVTMMISFGTAIGLSLESRLNWAYIPITIVACFPAIIFIRLHLPLLLRTVLFRYGPGIFAEQRNGKLWCLRKIGYRLLAEDMA; from the exons ATGCAGAGCATGGAAGAGATGCTAAAAATTAAGAGCGGAAAAAATATTGAGAGTGGTGAGACATCAAGCAAGGCAGAGAAGTCTGCTGAGAGGGTGACCAAGGAAGAGCTGCATAAAACTATGAGTGGAAAAAATATCACGGATAGTGCATTAGCGAGCAAGGTAGAGACACCTTCTGAGTCTGTGACCAAGGAAGCGGTGGATAAAATTAGAAGAGGAAAAAATATCGCGGGTAGTGAGATAACGCGCAAGGTAGAGTCACCTGCTGAGCCTATGACCGAGGAAGATGTGTTTAGGTTTCTGAGAGACAGAAACAAGGACGATG CCAAAGTGGTAGAATTGTACGGTCGGCAAAAGGATGAAGCTGGGTCAACCAATCACCCTAAACTATACAGAGCCGCAATGGAAGGGAATTGGAAAGCCGCTAAAGCCATCTTTGATAACGACAGAAAGGCCAAGACAAGAAAAATCTCCAACCTTGGCATGACTGCCCTACATGTGGCGGCGAGCTGCGGCCAGTCAAAGTTTGTGGTGGAGTTGGTGAAGACCCTATCTGAGGAGCAGCTTGAAGACAGAGACACACTTGGCTGCACTGCTCTTCATCACGTGGCCTTAGCTGCAGATGTGGGGGCTGCCAAAGCAATGGTGGAGCAGAACTCAGATTTGCCTAACCTTGGGGACCCCTATCTCCTTACTCCCCTCTACTATGCTGCTAAATGGCGACATCCATCAGACGGCaagaaaatggtggattatCTCCACCAAGTTACTGAGGACAAAGAACCTTGTCTTCCCTTCACGGGTTATTCATCTGCTGATCTCATTGTGGCAATCATTTCTTCGGGGTCCTATG ATACAGCTTTGCGTACGCTCAAGAAATATCCTCGATTAGCTTTTCAACGAAATCATGAAAAAATGTCCATACTTCGTGTACTTGCAATGCAGCCTTTAGCATTTCGGAATGGACATAAACTTTCTTTATGGAAATCATTGATCTATACAT TGGTGCAAGTTGATGCGGAGgaaacaaaacacaaaaactTCCATTCACCTGCAGATGTTGCTAAAAGCACAGCAGTTTCATTCTTCCTATTTCTGAGCAAGTTCAGTAAAG GAGTAAGGGAGTTGTCCGAAATAAAGAAAGGGCACCTGCATGCACTTAGACTTGTAGATTTTGTCTGCGAGGAGATAGAAGAGAAAAGATACAATTCTGTTCAGGAATACTTCTTCCCCAATGACAATACCCCAATCTTACACTTAGCCACAGAGCACGGAGTTTTTCGACTTGTACAAGAGTGTCTAAATCGTTTTCCTGATCTAATTTGGTATGCAGACCAAACTACCAAACGGTTGTTATTGCATGAAGCTATTGAGCATCGTCGAGTGGAGATATTCAATCTCATGGTTACTTTGATCGGAAAAAACACAAAGGCCTATGCCCATTTAAACGATGAAGGGGAAAATAATTGCCTTCATTTGGCAGCAAAATTGGCTCCTATGCCTCAACTCCATTCTGTCCCCGGTCCTGCATTTCAGATGCAGCGAGAATTGCAATGGTTTGAG GCAGTGGAAGCAATAGTCTATTACGAGTTAAGGACAAAAAAGAACTCGGATGAAAAAACACCTGGAGAATTATTCTTCGATGAGCACAAAGATTTGCTGAAGGATGCAAAGGAATGGATGAAGGATACATCAAACTCGTGCATGGTCGTAGCTACTCTGGTCGCAACAGTAGCATTTGCTGCTATGATCACCGTACCCGGTGGCAATGATAGTGAGACCGGCATGCCAATACTGGCGAGGAAAAGACTTTTCGCTGCATTTTCCATAGCAAACGCATTATCCATGATATGCTCTGCAGTTTCTCTGCTTAGGTTCCTTTCGATTCAAACCTCGCGAAATACAGTAGAAGATTTTCTGGAGGCACTTCCCAAGACTTTGGTCAATGGTCTAATTTTCCTGTCTATTGCTGTAGTCACAATGATGATATCGTTCGGCACGGCAATTGGACTGTCACTTGAATCAAGGCTTAACTGGGCTTACATTCCCATCACCATCGTGGCCTGTTTCCCTGCCATCATCTTCATCAGGTTGCATCTTCCTTTGCTTTTACGAACAGTGTTATTCCGCTATGGGCCTGGCATTTTTGCGGAGCAAAGGAATGGCAAGCTTTGGTGTCTCAGGAAAATTGGCTATCGTCTACTGGCAGAAGACATGGCTTGA